The Amycolatopsis sp. QT-25 genomic sequence GACGTCGTCACCGGGCAGATCAAGGCCGTCGCCACGGACATGGGCGTCGACGCGGCGAAGACCGGGATGCTCGCGACGGCCGAGATCATCAACGCCGTCGCGAAGACGCTCGACGAAGTCCACATCGGACGCTCGACGGACACGCCGTTCGTCGTGGATCCCGTGGCGGCTTCGATGACCGGGCACGCGTTGCTGCGGGAGGAGGCTCTGGAGGCGATCCGCACCGAACTCTTCCCGCGGGCCACGCTGATCACGCCGAACCTGGACGAGGTGCGGCTGCTGACCGGCGTTCCCGTGACCGGGCCGTCGACTCAGCGCGAAGCAGCGGAAGCACTGCTGGAGTTCGGGTCCGAGTGGGTGCTGGTGAAGGGCGGGCACCTCGACGCGGCTCAGGACTGCGTGGACCTGTTGTCCGACGGCGAATCCTGGGTGGAGCTGAGCGGGCCTCGGTTCGACACCC encodes the following:
- the thiD gene encoding bifunctional hydroxymethylpyrimidine kinase/phosphomethylpyrimidine kinase; its protein translation is MTGTPRTALTIAGSDSGGGAGIQADLRTFFANGVHGMVALTAVTVQNSLGVQGFSEVPVDVVTGQIKAVATDMGVDAAKTGMLATAEIINAVAKTLDEVHIGRSTDTPFVVDPVAASMTGHALLREEALEAIRTELFPRATLITPNLDEVRLLTGVPVTGPSTQREAAEALLEFGSEWVLVKGGHLDAAQDCVDLLSDGESWVELSGPRFDTRNTHGGGDTMASAITSSLAKGADVPTAVAEGKRFIERCVAESYPLGAGVGPVSPFWCLGEV